From a single Carassius carassius chromosome 8, fCarCar2.1, whole genome shotgun sequence genomic region:
- the LOC132145362 gene encoding programmed cell death 6-interacting protein-like isoform X1: MATFISVPLKKSSEVDLVKPLSKFVTSTYPPGEEQTEYLRAVEELNKLRKSALGRPLDKHESSLEILLRYYDQLCAIESKFPFTELCLTFTWKDAFDKGSLFGGSVKLALASVGYEQTCVLFNVGALASQIASEQNLDNDEGLKTAAKFYQLASGAFAHIKDTVLSALNKEPTMDISPETVGTLSQIMLSQAQEVFVLKATADKMKDAIVAKLANQAADYYSDAFKQCQYKENLPKYFYFQEVLPVLAAKHCMMQATAELHQSALANQKKKFGEEIARLQHATELVKTVASRYDEYVNIKDLSDKISRALTAAKKDNDFIYHDRVPEVKDLEHIGKASLVKTTAIQTPLSQKFTDLFEKMVPMAVQQSVSAANSRKSDTVNRLIGSMREATNLCNGVLASLNLPAALEDLSGDAVPQSILEKSRAVVQQGGLQSIEQLIKDLPELLQRNREILDESLKMLDDEETTDNELRGKFNQRWNRTPSGDLYKSLRAEGNNFRNILDKAVQADQVVRERYNSHCEMIALLCKPENELSAAIPSANPAKTLQGSEVVNVLRAQLAQLDEMKREREVLEAEVKSVTFDMTAKFLTALAQDGAINEEALTASELETRYGSHTQRVQQNLRRQEELLSQIQVSHQEFSALKQSNSEANNREEVLKKLASAHDSYIEISSNIKEGTKFYNDLTEILLKFQNKCSDIVFARKTERDELLKELQQSIAREPSAPSFNVPSYQSNTPAPASGGPTPVPRTVFTQQQPQAKPQPPARPPPPNVPPQAASASAQISTPVAPSGTNPPPVAPPSQAQGPPYPTYQGYPGYYQMPMAYNPYAYGQFNMQYMPYQAQGQAGFPGAPPAQQSYPYPQQPPQQQPYYPQQ; this comes from the exons aTATTATGATCAGCTCTGTGCAATTGAATCCAAATTTCCATTTACAGAG ttatgtcTGACATTTACATGGAAAGATGCTTTTGATAAAGGATCTCTTTTTGGAGGCTCAGTCAAGCTTG CATTGGCAAGTGTGGGCTATGAGCAGACATGCGTGTTGTTTAATGTGGGCGCGCTGGCCAGTCAGATTGCTTCTGAGCAGAATCTCGACAATGACGAGGGACTGAAGACCGCCGCCAAGTTCTACCAG CTGGCAAGTGGTGCATTTGCTCATATAAAGGATACAGTGCTCTCTGCACTGAATAAAGAGCCCACCATGGACATCTCCCCCGAGACGGTTGGCACGCTCAGTCAGATCATGCTCAGCCAGGCACAGGAGGTCTTCGTTCTCAAAGCCACTGCTG ATAAGATGAAGGACGCTATTGTCGCTAAACTTGCCAATCAGGCGGCAGATTACTACAGCGATGCTTTCAAGCAATGTCAATACAAAGAGAATTTGCCTAAG TATTTTTATTTCCAGGAAGTGCTTCCTGTCCTCGCTGCCAAGCACTGTATGATGCAGGCCACCGCAGAGCTGCACCAGTCagccttggccaatcagaagaagAAATTTGGAGAGGAAATCGCTCGACTGCag CACGCCACAGAGCTGGTGAAGACCGTGGCTTCTCGATACGATGAGTATGTTAATATAAAGGACCTCTCAGATAAGATCAGTCGTGCCCTCACAGCTGCAAAGAAAGACAATGACTTCATTTACCATGACCGTGTGCCAGAGGTCAAAGACCTGGAGCACATTGGCAAAGCATCTTTGGTCAAAACAACTGCTATTCAGACACCACTGAGCCAGAAGTTCACAG atCTGTTTGAGAAGATGGTGCCGATGGCAGTGCAGCAGTCAGTGAGTGCAGCCAATTCCAGGAAGTCTGACACCGTCAACAGACTGATTGGCAGCATGAGGGAAGCAACGAATCTCTGCAACGG GGTGTTGGCGTCTTTGAACCTGCCGGCAGCATTAGAAGATCTGTCAGGAGATGCAGTCCCTCAGTCCATCCTTGAAAAGAGTCGTGCTGTTGTTCAGCAGGGCGGCCTACAGAGCATCGAACAGCTTATTAAAGATCTCCCTGAACTACTGCAGAGGAACCGTGAGATCCTGGATGAG TCCTTGAAGATGTTAGATGATGAGGAAACAACAGACAATGAACTCAGAGGCAAATTCAATCAGCGCTGGAACAGAACTCCCTCTGGAGATCTGTATAAATCACTCAGAGCAG AGGGAAATAATTTCCGCAATATACTGGACAAGGCGGTGCAGGCTGATCAGGTGGTGAGAGAGCGTTACAATTCACATTGTGAGATGATTGCTTTGCTCTGCAAGCCAGAGAATGAGCTCAGTGCTGCCATAccatctgccaaccctgccaagACTCTGCAGGGCAGTGAG GTGGTAAACGTGCTGAGAGCTCAGCTGGCACAGCTGGATGAGATGAAGAGGGAACGGGAAGTTCTGGAGGCAGAGGTGAAGTCGGTGACTTTTGATATGACCGCAAAGTTCCTTACCGCACTGGCTCAAGATGGTGCCATCAACGAAGAGGCTCTGACCGCCAGTGAGCTGGAGACACGTTACGGCTCTCACACACAACGTGTTCAGCAGAATTTACGCAGACAGGAAGAACTGTTGTCACAGATACAG GTGTCTCACCAGGAGTTTTCAGCACTCAAGCAGTCCAACTCTGAGGCTAATAACAGAGAGGAGGTCTTGAAGAAGCTCGCCTCAGCCCACGATAGCTACATAGAGATCAGCTCCAATATCAAAGAGGGCACTAAA TTCTACAATGATCTGACAGAAATCCTGTTAAAGTTTCAAAATAAGTGCAGCGACATTGTCTTCGCTCGCAAAACTGAGCGGGATGAACTTCTCAA GGAGCTGCAGCAGAGCATTGCTCGTGAGCCGAGCGCTCCTTCATTCAACGTCCCATCATACCAGTCCAACACTCCTGCTCCTGCCTCAGGAGGCCCGACCCCTGTGCCCAGGACTGTGTTT ACCCAGCAGCAGCCTCAGGCTAAACCCCAGCCACCAGCGAGACCACCACCCCCTAACGTCCCTCCTCAGGCGGCCAGTGCTTCTGCTCAAATCAGTACTCCAGTGGCTCCTAGTGGCACTAATCCTCCACCTGTTGCACCACCCTCACAGGCTCAAGGACCACCCTACCCCACTTATCAAGGCTACCCAGG GTATTACCAGATGCCGATGGCCTATAACCCCTATGCATACGGGCAGTTTAATATGCAATACATGCCCTATCAAGCCCAGGGGCAGGCTGGATTCCCAGGAGCCCCTCCTGCACAGCAGTCCTACCCCTATCCTCAACAACCGCCACAGCAACAGCCCTATTACCCTCAACAGTAG
- the LOC132145362 gene encoding programmed cell death 6-interacting protein-like isoform X2 has translation MATFISVPLKKSSEVDLVKPLSKFVTSTYPPGEEQTEYLRAVEELNKLRKSALGRPLDKHESSLEILLRYYDQLCAIESKFPFTELCLTFTWKDAFDKGSLFGGSVKLALASVGYEQTCVLFNVGALASQIASEQNLDNDEGLKTAAKFYQLASGAFAHIKDTVLSALNKEPTMDISPETVGTLSQIMLSQAQEVFVLKATADKMKDAIVAKLANQAADYYSDAFKQCQYKENLPKEVLPVLAAKHCMMQATAELHQSALANQKKKFGEEIARLQHATELVKTVASRYDEYVNIKDLSDKISRALTAAKKDNDFIYHDRVPEVKDLEHIGKASLVKTTAIQTPLSQKFTDLFEKMVPMAVQQSVSAANSRKSDTVNRLIGSMREATNLCNGVLASLNLPAALEDLSGDAVPQSILEKSRAVVQQGGLQSIEQLIKDLPELLQRNREILDESLKMLDDEETTDNELRGKFNQRWNRTPSGDLYKSLRAEGNNFRNILDKAVQADQVVRERYNSHCEMIALLCKPENELSAAIPSANPAKTLQGSEVVNVLRAQLAQLDEMKREREVLEAEVKSVTFDMTAKFLTALAQDGAINEEALTASELETRYGSHTQRVQQNLRRQEELLSQIQVSHQEFSALKQSNSEANNREEVLKKLASAHDSYIEISSNIKEGTKFYNDLTEILLKFQNKCSDIVFARKTERDELLKELQQSIAREPSAPSFNVPSYQSNTPAPASGGPTPVPRTVFTQQQPQAKPQPPARPPPPNVPPQAASASAQISTPVAPSGTNPPPVAPPSQAQGPPYPTYQGYPGYYQMPMAYNPYAYGQFNMQYMPYQAQGQAGFPGAPPAQQSYPYPQQPPQQQPYYPQQ, from the exons aTATTATGATCAGCTCTGTGCAATTGAATCCAAATTTCCATTTACAGAG ttatgtcTGACATTTACATGGAAAGATGCTTTTGATAAAGGATCTCTTTTTGGAGGCTCAGTCAAGCTTG CATTGGCAAGTGTGGGCTATGAGCAGACATGCGTGTTGTTTAATGTGGGCGCGCTGGCCAGTCAGATTGCTTCTGAGCAGAATCTCGACAATGACGAGGGACTGAAGACCGCCGCCAAGTTCTACCAG CTGGCAAGTGGTGCATTTGCTCATATAAAGGATACAGTGCTCTCTGCACTGAATAAAGAGCCCACCATGGACATCTCCCCCGAGACGGTTGGCACGCTCAGTCAGATCATGCTCAGCCAGGCACAGGAGGTCTTCGTTCTCAAAGCCACTGCTG ATAAGATGAAGGACGCTATTGTCGCTAAACTTGCCAATCAGGCGGCAGATTACTACAGCGATGCTTTCAAGCAATGTCAATACAAAGAGAATTTGCCTAAG GAAGTGCTTCCTGTCCTCGCTGCCAAGCACTGTATGATGCAGGCCACCGCAGAGCTGCACCAGTCagccttggccaatcagaagaagAAATTTGGAGAGGAAATCGCTCGACTGCag CACGCCACAGAGCTGGTGAAGACCGTGGCTTCTCGATACGATGAGTATGTTAATATAAAGGACCTCTCAGATAAGATCAGTCGTGCCCTCACAGCTGCAAAGAAAGACAATGACTTCATTTACCATGACCGTGTGCCAGAGGTCAAAGACCTGGAGCACATTGGCAAAGCATCTTTGGTCAAAACAACTGCTATTCAGACACCACTGAGCCAGAAGTTCACAG atCTGTTTGAGAAGATGGTGCCGATGGCAGTGCAGCAGTCAGTGAGTGCAGCCAATTCCAGGAAGTCTGACACCGTCAACAGACTGATTGGCAGCATGAGGGAAGCAACGAATCTCTGCAACGG GGTGTTGGCGTCTTTGAACCTGCCGGCAGCATTAGAAGATCTGTCAGGAGATGCAGTCCCTCAGTCCATCCTTGAAAAGAGTCGTGCTGTTGTTCAGCAGGGCGGCCTACAGAGCATCGAACAGCTTATTAAAGATCTCCCTGAACTACTGCAGAGGAACCGTGAGATCCTGGATGAG TCCTTGAAGATGTTAGATGATGAGGAAACAACAGACAATGAACTCAGAGGCAAATTCAATCAGCGCTGGAACAGAACTCCCTCTGGAGATCTGTATAAATCACTCAGAGCAG AGGGAAATAATTTCCGCAATATACTGGACAAGGCGGTGCAGGCTGATCAGGTGGTGAGAGAGCGTTACAATTCACATTGTGAGATGATTGCTTTGCTCTGCAAGCCAGAGAATGAGCTCAGTGCTGCCATAccatctgccaaccctgccaagACTCTGCAGGGCAGTGAG GTGGTAAACGTGCTGAGAGCTCAGCTGGCACAGCTGGATGAGATGAAGAGGGAACGGGAAGTTCTGGAGGCAGAGGTGAAGTCGGTGACTTTTGATATGACCGCAAAGTTCCTTACCGCACTGGCTCAAGATGGTGCCATCAACGAAGAGGCTCTGACCGCCAGTGAGCTGGAGACACGTTACGGCTCTCACACACAACGTGTTCAGCAGAATTTACGCAGACAGGAAGAACTGTTGTCACAGATACAG GTGTCTCACCAGGAGTTTTCAGCACTCAAGCAGTCCAACTCTGAGGCTAATAACAGAGAGGAGGTCTTGAAGAAGCTCGCCTCAGCCCACGATAGCTACATAGAGATCAGCTCCAATATCAAAGAGGGCACTAAA TTCTACAATGATCTGACAGAAATCCTGTTAAAGTTTCAAAATAAGTGCAGCGACATTGTCTTCGCTCGCAAAACTGAGCGGGATGAACTTCTCAA GGAGCTGCAGCAGAGCATTGCTCGTGAGCCGAGCGCTCCTTCATTCAACGTCCCATCATACCAGTCCAACACTCCTGCTCCTGCCTCAGGAGGCCCGACCCCTGTGCCCAGGACTGTGTTT ACCCAGCAGCAGCCTCAGGCTAAACCCCAGCCACCAGCGAGACCACCACCCCCTAACGTCCCTCCTCAGGCGGCCAGTGCTTCTGCTCAAATCAGTACTCCAGTGGCTCCTAGTGGCACTAATCCTCCACCTGTTGCACCACCCTCACAGGCTCAAGGACCACCCTACCCCACTTATCAAGGCTACCCAGG GTATTACCAGATGCCGATGGCCTATAACCCCTATGCATACGGGCAGTTTAATATGCAATACATGCCCTATCAAGCCCAGGGGCAGGCTGGATTCCCAGGAGCCCCTCCTGCACAGCAGTCCTACCCCTATCCTCAACAACCGCCACAGCAACAGCCCTATTACCCTCAACAGTAG